The Couchioplanes caeruleus nucleotide sequence ACGATGGCCGAGGACGTCGGCATCGGCACCCGCGCCGCGTTCTACGACTCCGCCGGCGCCGCCCGCGACGTGCTGCAGAACCACCTGCTGCAACTGCTCGCGCTGGTGGGCATGGAGGAGCCGACGAGCTTCGACCCCAACGAGATCCGCGCCGAGAAGCTGAAGGTGCTCAAGGCCATCAGCCTGCCGGAGAACATCGACGAGGGCTCGGTCCGCGGGCAGTACCTTCCCGGCTGGGTCGCCGGCGAACGGGCGGTCGGCTACCTGGAGGAGAAGGGGGTGCCGGAGGACTCCACCACGGAGACGTACGTGGCGGTCCGCCTCGGCATCCAGAACCGGCGCTGGGCCGGCGTGCCGTTCTTCGTCCGCGTCGGCAAGCGGATGCCGCGCCGGGTGACCGAGATCGCGGTCCTGTTCAAGCGCGCGCCGCACCTGCCGTTCGACCCGGCCGACGTCGAGATGCTCGGCAACAACCAGCTGGTCATCCGGGTCCAGCCGGACGAGGGCGTGGTGCTCAAGTTCGGCTCCAAGGTGCCCGGCACCACCATGGAGGTCCGCGACATCGCGATGGACTTCCAGTACGGCGAGGCGTTCACCGAGTCCAGCCCCGAGGCGTACGAGCGGCTCGTGCTCGACGTGCTGGTCGGCGACCGTACGCTCTTCCCCGACGCAGCCGAGGTGGAGCAGAGCTGGCGCGTCATCGACCCGCTCGAGGAGGCCTGGGTCGGCACGAAGCCGGAGCCGTACCGGGCCGGCGAGTGGGGCCCGCGTGCCTCGGACGAGATGCTGGCCCGCGAGGGCCGTGCTTGGAGGCGAGCATGATCGGTCTGTGGGACACCACCGGCAACGAGGTCGTCAAGGCGCTCGCGGCCGAACGGCGCAGCGCGGGCGGCGTGGCTTCCGGCCTCGCCCTGACGCTGGTCGCCGTGGTGGAGGAGAAGAAGGTCCGCGAGGCCGAGGCCGCCGCGACCATCGCCGCCGCCGCGCACCCGTGCCGGCTGCTCATCGTGGTCCGCTCCGACCTGGAGGGCCGCAGCCGGCTCGACGCGGAGATCGTCGTGGGCGGCCGGCTCGGGCCGGCCGAGGCCGTCGTGATGCGCATGTACGGCCGGCTGGCCCTGCACGCGGAATCGGTGGTCATGCCGCTGCTGGCCCCGGACGTCCCGGTGGTCACGTGGTGGCACGGCGCGCCGCCGGACGTCATCGCCAACGACTTCCTCGGCGTCGTGGCCGACCGGCGGATCACCGACAGCAAACTCGCCGACGACCCGGTCGCGGCGCTCAAGCAGCGGGCGGCCGACTACGCGCCGGGCGACACCGACCTCACCTGGACCCGCATCACCCTGTGGCGCACCCTGGTGGCCGGCGCGTTCGACACCACCGAGGAGCGGGTCACGGGCGCGACCGTCGTGGCGCCCCCCAACGACCCGACCGCGGCGCTGATGTGCGGCTGGCTCAAGTCCCGGCTGCACATCGAGCCGGTGTGGCAGCACACCGACCGGGCGCCGCGGATGTATTCGGTGCAGCTCGAGTGCGCCAACGGCGACTGCGTGACGGTCACCCGGGAGGAGGGCACGGCGCTGTTCAGCCGTACGGGCCAGGAGCCGCGCTACATGCCGCTGCCCAAGCGCCCGGTCGGCGACGAGCTCGCCGAGGAGCTGCGCCGCCTCGACGCCGACCAGATCTACGGCGATGCGCTCGGCGCGATGGCCGGCGTCCCCGACCTCGACAATCGGCCGCCGATGCGGGTGCACGTCTGGAAGGACCCGGTCCAGGCGGCCCGCGCGGGCGACGAGTCCGGCGCGATGGCCGGCCCGGGTGGGTCCGCCGCCTGAGCACCGCGCCTCTCTAAGATCAACGGGGTCGTTCCGCCGGGCGCGGTGCGGCCCCGAGCCGTGACAGCACTGAACTCGAGGGGTCCGATGAGCGAGACCGTTGTGGTGGTGGTTCCCGACGCCGACGTCCTGGCGGCGGCCGTGGCGGCCCGCCTGGTCGTGAAAATCATCGACGCGCAGGCGACCCGCGGGCGCGCGGACGTGGTGCTGACCGGCGGCCGGGTGGCCGCCAAGGTGCTGCGCGCCGTCAAGGACCTCCCGGCCTCGGGCGCCGTCGACTGGTCCCGCGTCGACCTGTGGTGGGGTGACGAACGGTTCCTGCCCTCCGGCGACCCGGACCGCAACGAGACCCAGGCCCGCGAGGCCCTGCTCGACGCGCTGCCACTGGAGCCGGCCCGCATCCACGCGATGCCCGCCTCGGACGGCCCCGACGGCGACGACGCCCCGGCGGCCGCCGCCCGGTACGCCCGCGACCTCGCCGCCGCGGCCACCGACGCCTCCCCCGCGACCACCGCGGCGACCTCGGCAGCGGGCGGCGCGCCGGTCGCCGACGACCCGCAGGCCGAGGCGGAGGTCGAGGCGGGGCTGCCGTACTTCGACGTGCTCATGCTGGGCGTCGGCGAGGA carries:
- the zwf gene encoding glucose-6-phosphate dehydrogenase, which encodes MGNPLRTAQDRRLPRIPEPCALVIFGVTGDLSRKKLIPAVYDLANRGLLPPGFVVLGFARRDWGDGDFESLAYEAAKKGARTPWREDVWQRLASQFQFVPGSFDDDAAFDSLASTLDELRERNGIAGNAAFYFSIPPAAFPVVLNQLNRTGMADNAKSGGWRRVVVEKPFGNDLKTAMALNHLVDEVFTPEDVFRIDHYLGKETVQNILALRFANSLFEPVWNSKYVDSVQITMAEDVGIGTRAAFYDSAGAARDVLQNHLLQLLALVGMEEPTSFDPNEIRAEKLKVLKAISLPENIDEGSVRGQYLPGWVAGERAVGYLEEKGVPEDSTTETYVAVRLGIQNRRWAGVPFFVRVGKRMPRRVTEIAVLFKRAPHLPFDPADVEMLGNNQLVIRVQPDEGVVLKFGSKVPGTTMEVRDIAMDFQYGEAFTESSPEAYERLVLDVLVGDRTLFPDAAEVEQSWRVIDPLEEAWVGTKPEPYRAGEWGPRASDEMLAREGRAWRRA
- a CDS encoding glucose-6-phosphate dehydrogenase assembly protein OpcA, with the translated sequence MIGLWDTTGNEVVKALAAERRSAGGVASGLALTLVAVVEEKKVREAEAAATIAAAAHPCRLLIVVRSDLEGRSRLDAEIVVGGRLGPAEAVVMRMYGRLALHAESVVMPLLAPDVPVVTWWHGAPPDVIANDFLGVVADRRITDSKLADDPVAALKQRAADYAPGDTDLTWTRITLWRTLVAGAFDTTEERVTGATVVAPPNDPTAALMCGWLKSRLHIEPVWQHTDRAPRMYSVQLECANGDCVTVTREEGTALFSRTGQEPRYMPLPKRPVGDELAEELRRLDADQIYGDALGAMAGVPDLDNRPPMRVHVWKDPVQAARAGDESGAMAGPGGSAA
- a CDS encoding 6-phosphogluconolactonase — protein: MSETVVVVVPDADVLAAAVAARLVVKIIDAQATRGRADVVLTGGRVAAKVLRAVKDLPASGAVDWSRVDLWWGDERFLPSGDPDRNETQAREALLDALPLEPARIHAMPASDGPDGDDAPAAAARYARDLAAAATDASPATTAATSAAGGAPVADDPQAEAEVEAGLPYFDVLMLGVGEDGHVASLFPGHPDATATGAATAVHDSPKPPPTRISLTMSAIQSAEEVWLVAAGPDKAESVGAALGGDLDLPAAHARGTRRTLWLLDTAAAAKR